A window of Halomonas sp. GFAJ-1 contains these coding sequences:
- a CDS encoding succinylglutamate-semialdehyde dehydrogenase — protein MHAQQQQLINGAWVVGDADALTKQDPVAGTLLWQGAAASSRQVGAAVDAARAAFPRWARTSFAERQALVERFVDVLKARQEDLAIAIASETGKPLWEARTEAGAMVGKIALSIKAYHERTGEREKEVGSAKAVLRHRPHGVMAVFGPYNFPGHLPNGHMVPALLAGNTVVFKPSDQTPLTADLTLQCWLEAGLPAGVINLVQGGVAVGQALSAHPGIDGLLFTGSAKVGGMLQQQFAGQLDKILALELGGNNPLVVKDVEDERAAVLTILQSAFLSGGQRCTCARRLMVPQGEMGDRLIDALSDAITRLYVAGQFDEEPAPFYGGLVSVAAADGLLKAQDELEAMGGTVINRMQRLKDNTSLLSPALIDVTGLEVPDEEHFGPLLKIHRYSDWDEALTLANDTRYGLSAGLIGGEKADWDDFLLRIRAGIVNWNRQTTGASGDAPFGGVGDSGNHRPSAYYAADYCAYPVASMEAESLEMLETLPPGVNL, from the coding sequence ATGCACGCCCAGCAGCAGCAATTGATCAACGGTGCCTGGGTAGTCGGCGACGCCGACGCCTTGACCAAGCAAGACCCCGTGGCGGGAACGCTGCTATGGCAAGGCGCAGCGGCCTCTAGCCGCCAGGTAGGCGCGGCGGTTGACGCAGCGCGTGCGGCATTCCCCCGCTGGGCACGCACCTCCTTTGCTGAACGCCAAGCGCTGGTAGAACGGTTTGTGGACGTGCTCAAGGCGCGTCAGGAAGACCTAGCCATTGCCATTGCCTCTGAAACTGGCAAGCCGCTATGGGAAGCACGCACCGAAGCCGGCGCGATGGTGGGTAAAATCGCGCTCTCCATCAAGGCGTACCACGAGCGCACCGGGGAGCGCGAAAAAGAGGTCGGCAGCGCCAAAGCGGTACTGCGACACCGCCCCCACGGCGTAATGGCGGTGTTTGGCCCTTATAACTTCCCCGGCCACCTGCCCAATGGCCATATGGTGCCTGCCTTGTTGGCAGGTAACACCGTGGTATTCAAGCCTAGCGACCAAACCCCGCTTACGGCGGATTTAACCCTGCAGTGCTGGTTAGAAGCCGGGCTGCCAGCCGGGGTGATCAACCTCGTGCAGGGTGGTGTCGCGGTTGGGCAGGCGCTCTCTGCTCATCCTGGTATCGATGGCCTGCTGTTTACCGGCAGCGCCAAGGTAGGCGGGATGTTGCAGCAGCAGTTCGCCGGGCAGCTGGATAAAATCCTTGCGCTGGAGTTAGGCGGCAATAACCCGCTGGTGGTGAAAGATGTGGAAGATGAGCGTGCGGCGGTGCTGACGATTCTGCAGTCGGCGTTTCTCTCTGGCGGGCAGCGCTGCACTTGTGCTCGCCGCCTGATGGTGCCCCAGGGCGAGATGGGCGACCGTCTAATCGACGCGCTTTCCGATGCTATTACCAGGCTATATGTGGCGGGACAGTTCGATGAAGAGCCCGCGCCGTTCTATGGCGGCTTGGTAAGCGTTGCCGCAGCCGATGGCCTGCTCAAAGCACAAGACGAGCTAGAAGCCATGGGCGGCACGGTCATTAACCGCATGCAGCGCTTGAAAGACAACACCAGCCTGTTAAGCCCAGCCCTGATCGACGTAACCGGCCTTGAGGTGCCCGACGAGGAGCACTTCGGCCCGCTGCTGAAAATCCACCGTTACAGTGACTGGGATGAAGCCTTAACGCTGGCCAACGATACCCGCTACGGCCTCTCTGCGGGTTTAATTGGCGGCGAAAAAGCCGACTGGGACGACTTCCTGCTGCGTATTCGTGCAGGCATTGTGAATTGGAACCGCCAGACCACCGGTGCCTCAGGCGATGCGCCCTTCGGCGGCGTTGGCGACAGCGGCAACCACCGCCCCAGCGCCTACTACGCGGCGGATTACTGCGCCTACCCGGTCGCCTCCATGGAAGCCGAGAGCCTGGAAATGCTGGAAACCCTGCCGCCGGGAGTTAACCTATGA
- a CDS encoding glycosyl transferase family 1 — MSQRLALIVAGEPGQLTGGYIYDAQIVSALRGQGFTIDVMGLPGRFPDADDTASQALGAALAAQPNGAKVIIDGLAMGALPEVVGKHAHRLEITALLHHPLGDEQGLSREAQQRFHLSELAGIASVARVIVTSQFTARRLGELAKHYGQPLSAPISVVEPGVAPAPISPAAAPDEPIRLLCVATLTPRKGQDILVKALAGVSAVNWQCDCYGGARDAEFTRRVQQLIDENGLAGRVVIHGECDPANLEAAYQRAHALVLPSWYEGYGMVVTEALAHGLPVITTTGGALKDTLPEGAGLSVAPGDVEALQEALHNFCQGAALRTELRAGAAKARGNVNDWQTAGAIFADALQCPPSLLAAGSQFQADWLTLRESVDANARSQKLTQAAATWLANDVNNASPDQEHAATIADLGCGRGSNTQFLAPQLPSKQHWMLFDHDADLLKEARERAVALRDAKGQPVSIESYCVSLTSFEHPAIAKARLVTASALLDLVSREWIEALVSQCVTHRQGVLVAMSVTGAWCFTDPQLTPIENDEDRWVLALFNAHQQRDKGLGAALGGDAHGALVDAFKQQGYRVSEADTPWQLTSNDPVVRPLMHALIAGWAEAATEQAPEAAARISQWRDSRQQAVNEGRVGAWVGHRDLLALPADGA, encoded by the coding sequence ATGAGCCAACGTTTGGCGCTGATAGTCGCCGGTGAGCCGGGCCAGCTGACGGGTGGCTACATCTACGACGCGCAGATAGTCTCAGCGCTGCGTGGTCAAGGTTTTACTATTGATGTGATGGGATTGCCGGGCCGTTTCCCCGATGCGGATGACACAGCTTCCCAGGCGCTTGGCGCCGCGTTAGCGGCGCAGCCCAACGGCGCGAAGGTGATTATCGATGGTTTGGCGATGGGAGCATTGCCGGAGGTGGTGGGTAAACACGCCCATCGGCTGGAGATTACCGCACTACTGCACCACCCCTTAGGAGACGAACAGGGGCTTAGCCGCGAGGCTCAGCAGCGCTTTCACCTTAGTGAGTTAGCCGGTATAGCAAGCGTTGCTAGAGTGATTGTGACCAGCCAGTTTACTGCACGTCGCTTAGGTGAACTTGCCAAGCACTATGGGCAGCCCCTCAGCGCGCCCATTAGCGTGGTAGAGCCTGGCGTGGCGCCTGCGCCGATCAGCCCAGCGGCAGCGCCTGATGAGCCTATTCGACTGCTGTGTGTAGCAACCCTTACCCCACGCAAAGGGCAGGACATATTGGTAAAAGCACTGGCAGGTGTCAGTGCCGTTAATTGGCAATGCGACTGCTATGGCGGCGCCCGAGATGCGGAATTTACCCGCCGGGTACAGCAGCTTATTGATGAGAATGGGCTTGCAGGTCGTGTAGTGATCCATGGGGAGTGCGATCCGGCCAACTTGGAAGCAGCGTATCAGCGTGCCCACGCGTTGGTATTGCCCTCCTGGTATGAGGGCTACGGCATGGTCGTCACCGAAGCCCTGGCCCATGGTCTACCCGTGATTACCACCACCGGAGGCGCCCTAAAAGATACGCTGCCGGAAGGGGCGGGCTTAAGCGTTGCACCTGGCGATGTTGAAGCACTGCAAGAGGCGTTACACAATTTTTGCCAAGGTGCAGCACTTCGCACTGAGCTACGTGCCGGCGCTGCGAAAGCGCGAGGCAACGTAAATGATTGGCAAACCGCCGGGGCTATCTTTGCGGATGCGCTGCAGTGTCCGCCGTCGTTGTTGGCAGCGGGCAGCCAGTTTCAGGCGGACTGGCTAACGCTGCGCGAAAGTGTTGATGCCAATGCGCGCAGTCAGAAGCTTACCCAAGCAGCCGCTACTTGGCTTGCCAACGATGTAAATAATGCGTCCCCTGACCAAGAACACGCAGCCACCATTGCAGACTTAGGCTGTGGTCGGGGCAGTAATACGCAGTTTCTGGCGCCCCAGTTACCCAGTAAGCAGCACTGGATGCTGTTTGACCACGATGCTGACTTACTCAAGGAGGCACGCGAGCGAGCGGTAGCGCTGCGCGATGCCAAGGGGCAGCCTGTATCCATAGAGAGCTACTGCGTATCGCTCACCAGTTTTGAACACCCGGCCATTGCTAAGGCGCGTTTGGTGACGGCCTCTGCGCTGCTAGACCTTGTCTCCCGGGAGTGGATAGAAGCGCTGGTTAGCCAGTGTGTGACGCATCGCCAAGGCGTGCTCGTGGCGATGAGCGTCACTGGCGCATGGTGCTTTACCGATCCACAGCTAACCCCCATAGAGAACGACGAAGACCGCTGGGTGCTTGCCCTGTTCAATGCCCATCAGCAGCGCGATAAGGGGCTGGGTGCTGCCTTAGGTGGCGATGCCCATGGTGCGTTGGTTGATGCCTTTAAACAGCAGGGCTACCGGGTGAGTGAGGCGGACACGCCGTGGCAGCTTACGTCAAACGACCCCGTCGTGCGGCCGCTAATGCACGCGCTGATTGCCGGGTGGGCAGAAGCAGCCACCGAACAAGCACCTGAAGCAGCAGCACGCATCAGCCAATGGCGCGACAGTCGCCAACAGGCGGTTAATGAGGGCAGGGTGGGTGCTTGGGTTGGCCACCGCGATCTGCTGGCGCTGCCAGCGGATGGGGCATAG
- a CDS encoding succinylarginine dihydrolase, translated as MSVNSIREVNFDGLVGLTHNYSGLAHGNVASMSHGGLVSNPKEGALQGLAKMKSLMDAGYAQGVLPPQQRPDLGALRDLGFSGSNSEILAQAAKQAPQLLRAVCSASSMWTANAGTITPSVDAPDGRVHFTPANLQSSFHRYLEPKTTGRVLQAIFRDEQRFAHHPVLPATPAFSDEGAANHTRLCGEYGEPGVHLFVYGRQAFGDVRSGEREPKRYPARQTLEASQAVARQHGLSEAQTVFAQQHPDAIDAGVFHNDVIAVGNGPVLLYHEMAFLDEERTLNELRAKISTPLIPVRVPVEAVSMEDAVASYLFNSQLLSNPDGTMTLVVPSECQEREAVWNTIQNFILAGNNPICEVIVKDVKQSMRNGGGPACLRLRVVLTEAERAALTGRVLLNDALYDDLTAWVSRHYRDRLTGEDLADPQLATEVLTALDELTQLLKIGPVYPFQQG; from the coding sequence ATGAGCGTGAACAGCATTCGAGAAGTCAACTTCGACGGCTTGGTAGGGCTTACCCATAACTACTCGGGTCTTGCCCACGGCAACGTGGCCTCCATGAGCCACGGTGGTTTGGTGTCTAACCCCAAAGAGGGCGCACTGCAGGGGCTGGCGAAGATGAAGTCGCTGATGGACGCAGGCTACGCTCAGGGTGTGCTGCCTCCTCAGCAGCGCCCAGACTTGGGTGCGCTGCGAGACTTAGGCTTTAGCGGCAGCAATAGCGAGATCCTCGCTCAAGCCGCGAAGCAAGCGCCGCAGCTGCTGCGGGCGGTATGTTCAGCCTCCAGCATGTGGACCGCTAACGCAGGCACGATTACCCCCAGCGTCGATGCACCAGATGGTCGGGTGCACTTCACTCCGGCCAACCTGCAGTCCAGTTTCCACCGCTACCTGGAGCCGAAAACTACTGGCCGGGTGCTGCAGGCGATTTTCCGCGATGAGCAGCGCTTCGCCCATCACCCGGTGCTGCCTGCCACGCCCGCGTTTTCTGATGAAGGGGCGGCTAACCACACTCGCCTGTGCGGTGAGTACGGCGAGCCCGGCGTTCATCTCTTCGTGTATGGCCGTCAGGCGTTTGGCGACGTGCGTAGCGGCGAGCGCGAACCCAAGCGCTATCCCGCCCGGCAAACCCTGGAAGCCAGCCAGGCTGTGGCCCGCCAGCACGGGCTGAGCGAGGCGCAAACAGTGTTCGCCCAGCAGCACCCGGACGCCATCGATGCCGGGGTGTTCCACAACGATGTGATTGCCGTGGGTAACGGCCCGGTGCTGCTCTACCACGAAATGGCGTTTCTTGATGAAGAGCGCACGCTGAACGAGCTTCGCGCCAAGATTAGCACGCCGCTGATTCCTGTGCGGGTGCCGGTAGAAGCCGTGAGCATGGAAGACGCGGTGGCATCGTACCTGTTCAACTCTCAGCTGCTCTCCAACCCAGACGGCACTATGACCCTGGTGGTACCCAGCGAGTGCCAAGAGCGCGAAGCCGTTTGGAACACGATTCAGAACTTCATCCTGGCGGGCAATAACCCGATCTGTGAAGTCATCGTCAAAGACGTGAAGCAGAGCATGCGCAACGGCGGCGGCCCCGCCTGCCTGCGCCTGCGGGTGGTGCTAACGGAAGCCGAGCGCGCTGCGCTGACTGGCCGCGTACTGCTCAACGACGCGCTCTATGACGACCTCACCGCCTGGGTGAGCCGCCACTACCGCGACCGCCTCACCGGTGAAGACCTTGCTGACCCCCAGCTCGCCACAGAAGTGCTCACCGCGCTAGATGAGCTGACTCAGCTGCTGAAAATCGGCCCGGTATACCCGTTCCAACAGGGCTGA
- a CDS encoding arginine N-succinyltransferase, whose amino-acid sequence MLVIRPVTLTDLPALEQLAEHAVPRLTNLPANRERLEERIVRSQEAFSSDIEFPGNEHYMFVLADDSRNEVLGTATIRAQAGAAEAYYTYRQETLIHASQQLNVRREVQTLALSHEASDATLLCALSLNPRYKGTSAESLLRRARLMFIAQYTERFSRILAVAFPGYLDSHNESPFWESVGRHFFARSFQEMNHIAGVRSKSFIAEVMPQFPLYLPLLTPQARAAIGREHPAHEEALAEMLAEGFVRSRHVDIFDAGPIVKAERERLETFRNAAWHPVRVRPEHALPDAEPAMIANQTLGDFRCIVARYALSPTGQLMLTPQHAARLGVEEGRAVLAAPLTLPSADDALDEGEM is encoded by the coding sequence ATGTTGGTAATCCGTCCGGTCACGCTGACTGACCTTCCCGCCTTAGAGCAACTGGCAGAGCACGCGGTGCCAAGGCTTACCAACCTGCCAGCCAACCGCGAACGCCTTGAGGAGCGCATTGTGCGCTCCCAGGAAGCGTTCTCAAGCGATATCGAGTTCCCTGGCAACGAGCATTATATGTTCGTCCTGGCAGATGATAGCCGCAACGAGGTGCTGGGCACGGCGACGATTCGCGCCCAGGCGGGGGCTGCCGAAGCTTACTACACCTACCGCCAAGAGACGCTAATTCACGCCTCCCAGCAGCTCAATGTGCGCCGCGAGGTGCAAACGCTGGCGCTCTCTCATGAAGCGTCGGATGCCACGCTGCTCTGCGCGCTGTCGCTCAACCCGCGCTATAAAGGCACCAGTGCGGAGAGCCTGCTGCGCCGGGCGCGGCTGATGTTTATCGCCCAGTACACGGAGCGCTTCTCGCGGATTTTGGCGGTCGCCTTCCCCGGCTATTTGGATAGCCATAACGAATCACCTTTTTGGGAGAGCGTCGGACGCCACTTTTTTGCCCGCAGCTTCCAAGAGATGAACCACATTGCGGGGGTGCGCTCAAAAAGCTTTATTGCCGAAGTGATGCCGCAGTTCCCGCTCTACTTACCGCTGCTAACACCCCAGGCCCGCGCCGCCATTGGTCGTGAGCACCCGGCCCATGAAGAAGCGCTGGCCGAAATGCTCGCCGAAGGCTTCGTGCGTTCGCGGCACGTGGATATTTTCGATGCAGGTCCCATTGTCAAAGCTGAGCGTGAGCGCCTGGAAACGTTTCGTAATGCCGCTTGGCACCCGGTGCGTGTGCGCCCTGAGCACGCGCTTCCAGATGCTGAGCCGGCTATGATTGCCAATCAGACGCTGGGCGATTTCCGCTGTATTGTGGCGCGCTATGCGCTCTCGCCCACTGGGCAGCTGATGCTCACCCCGCAGCATGCAGCGCGTTTGGGGGTGGAAGAGGGCCGTGCAGTGCTGGCCGCACCGCTAACCCTGCCAAGCGCGGACGATGCGCTCGATGAAGGAGAGATGTAA
- a CDS encoding 5-methyltetrahydropteroyltriglutamate--homocysteine methyltransferase (catalyzes the formation of tetrahydropteroyl-L-glutamate and methionine from L-homocysteine and 5-methyltetrahydropteroyltri-L-glutamate) — protein MKTLLPTSTAGSLPKPTWLAQPETLWSPWKLQGDELAEGKRDALRVCLHDQRQAGIDIVSDGEQTRQHFVTTFIEHLGGVDFEQRKTVKIRDRYEASVPSVVGPVSREKPVFVDDAKFLRQQTDQPIKWALPGPMTMVDTLYDGHYKSREKLAWEFAKILNQEARDLAAAGVDIIQFDEPAFNVFFDEVNDWGIAALEKAIEGVACETGVHICYGYGIKANTDWKKTLGSEWRQYEEIFPKLQASNIDIVSLECQNSHVPMELIELIRGKKVMVGAIDVATHTVETPEQVADTLRKALKFVDADKLYPCTNCGMTPLPRKVAQGKLKALSEGAAIVRQELTR, from the coding sequence ATGAAAACATTATTGCCCACATCGACGGCCGGTAGCCTACCCAAGCCCACCTGGTTGGCCCAGCCTGAGACGCTTTGGTCTCCCTGGAAACTGCAGGGTGATGAGCTGGCCGAAGGCAAGCGGGATGCACTGCGCGTGTGTTTACACGATCAGCGGCAGGCAGGCATCGATATCGTCAGCGACGGCGAGCAGACCCGCCAGCACTTTGTGACGACCTTCATCGAGCACCTCGGCGGCGTCGATTTCGAGCAGCGCAAGACCGTCAAAATACGCGATCGCTACGAGGCCAGCGTTCCTTCGGTGGTCGGCCCTGTGTCGCGGGAGAAGCCAGTGTTTGTTGATGACGCTAAATTCCTGCGTCAGCAAACCGACCAGCCCATTAAATGGGCGCTGCCGGGACCTATGACCATGGTCGATACGCTCTACGATGGCCATTACAAGAGCCGTGAAAAACTCGCCTGGGAATTTGCCAAAATTCTCAACCAGGAAGCTCGCGACCTAGCGGCGGCGGGGGTAGATATCATCCAGTTCGATGAGCCTGCCTTCAACGTCTTCTTCGATGAGGTGAACGACTGGGGTATCGCTGCTCTGGAAAAAGCCATCGAAGGGGTCGCCTGCGAGACCGGCGTGCATATCTGCTATGGCTACGGCATCAAAGCCAACACCGATTGGAAGAAGACCCTGGGCTCGGAGTGGCGTCAATACGAGGAAATCTTCCCCAAACTGCAGGCGTCGAACATCGACATCGTCTCGCTGGAGTGCCAGAACTCCCATGTGCCCATGGAGCTGATCGAACTGATTCGCGGCAAAAAGGTGATGGTTGGAGCCATCGACGTAGCCACCCACACGGTCGAAACCCCAGAGCAAGTCGCCGACACGCTGCGCAAGGCGCTTAAATTCGTCGATGCCGACAAGCTTTACCCTTGCACCAACTGCGGTATGACGCCCCTGCCGCGTAAAGTGGCACAAGGCAAGCTGAAGGCGTTGAGTGAAGGCGCTGCGATTGTGCGGCAGGAACTCACCCGGTAG
- a CDS encoding arginine N-succinyltransferase: protein MRIRPIARDDLDGLQALAQQAGVGFTSLPDNREFLAGKIESAARAFEERTPVDDRLYFFVLEDETNGELAGCCAIEGQVGREVPFYNYRLGTLAHSSVQLDLHRTIDTLFLSSDHTGDAEVCSLFLRPEYRGEANKHLRNGALLSKARWLFIAQFRDRFPQKVLAEMRGVFDENNISPFWESLGKHFFPMDFNEADRLTGLGQKSFIGELMPKFPIYTTFMSEEARACIGQVHRHTRPALEMLKKEGLRWEGYIDIFDGGPTVEAYIDDVRAIRNSQLYQVEVSPNASQESVSRWLAASTQMLSFTASWIGRAPADASTIVLTPEEAERLGVSSGDTVRLLET, encoded by the coding sequence ATGCGCATTCGACCCATTGCCCGTGATGATCTGGATGGGCTCCAGGCGCTTGCGCAGCAGGCAGGCGTGGGGTTTACCTCGCTGCCGGATAACCGCGAGTTTTTGGCCGGTAAAATCGAATCCGCTGCTCGCGCTTTTGAAGAGCGCACCCCGGTAGACGACCGTCTTTATTTCTTCGTTCTTGAAGATGAAACCAACGGCGAGCTGGCAGGCTGCTGCGCCATTGAGGGCCAAGTAGGGCGCGAAGTGCCGTTCTATAACTACCGGCTCGGCACGCTGGCGCACTCCTCTGTGCAGCTGGATCTACACCGCACCATCGACACGCTTTTTTTAAGCTCTGATCATACCGGCGACGCCGAGGTGTGTTCGCTTTTTTTGCGCCCAGAATATCGCGGCGAGGCCAACAAACACCTGCGCAACGGGGCGCTGCTCTCCAAGGCGCGCTGGCTGTTTATTGCTCAGTTCCGCGACCGCTTTCCGCAGAAAGTGCTGGCCGAAATGCGCGGCGTGTTTGATGAAAACAACATTAGCCCCTTTTGGGAAAGCCTGGGGAAACACTTCTTCCCCATGGACTTCAACGAAGCCGACCGCTTAACCGGCTTGGGCCAGAAGAGCTTTATCGGCGAGCTGATGCCCAAGTTCCCGATCTACACCACGTTTATGTCGGAAGAGGCGCGAGCGTGTATTGGCCAGGTACACCGGCACACCCGCCCTGCGCTTGAAATGCTCAAAAAAGAGGGGCTGCGCTGGGAAGGCTACATCGACATCTTCGATGGAGGCCCCACCGTAGAAGCCTATATTGATGACGTGCGTGCCATTCGCAACTCGCAGCTTTATCAAGTGGAAGTCTCACCCAACGCATCGCAAGAGAGCGTTAGCCGCTGGCTGGCGGCATCTACCCAGATGCTCAGCTTTACCGCTAGCTGGATAGGTCGCGCGCCCGCCGATGCCAGCACGATAGTGCTCACCCCCGAAGAAGCCGAACGGCTAGGAGTATCTAGCGGCGATACCGTTCGCCTACTAGAAACCTAA
- a CDS encoding acetylornithine aminotransferase, whose translation MSHTPNRQDFDHYMAPNYAPQQIIPVRGEGSRLWDQEGREYIDFAGGIAVNSLGHCHPVLVNALKEQGEKLWHLSNVFTNEPALKLAKTLTKRTFADKVFLCSSGGEANEAALKLARRWAVDHHGEHKDKIISFYQSFHGRTFFTVSVGGQPKYSQGFGPVPGGILHANFNDLESVRKLVGDDTCAIMVEPMQGEGGIVPATQEFLQGLRDLCDEHNALLIFDEVQTGVGRSGELYAYKNFGITPDILTSAKSLGGGFPIGATLTTDAIAKSLAIGTHGSTYGGNALASAVALAAVEFIDTPEVLQGVKHRHDLFREHLETINRKYGVFKEIRGMGMLMGAQMSDAFEGRAKDILPLAIEEGVMALIAGPNVLRMAPSLVIPEEDIAEGMARLERAIERLVASA comes from the coding sequence ATGAGCCACACCCCGAACCGTCAAGATTTCGACCATTACATGGCGCCCAACTACGCGCCGCAGCAGATTATTCCGGTACGAGGCGAGGGTAGCCGTTTGTGGGATCAAGAGGGCCGTGAGTACATCGACTTTGCCGGTGGCATCGCGGTGAACTCGCTGGGTCACTGCCATCCGGTGCTGGTGAATGCGTTAAAAGAGCAGGGCGAAAAGCTTTGGCACCTCTCTAACGTATTTACCAACGAGCCAGCGCTCAAACTGGCTAAAACCCTTACCAAGCGCACCTTCGCCGATAAAGTCTTTTTATGCTCCTCCGGCGGCGAAGCTAACGAAGCCGCACTGAAGCTGGCCCGCCGCTGGGCGGTAGACCACCACGGCGAGCATAAAGATAAAATCATCTCGTTCTACCAGTCGTTCCATGGCCGCACCTTCTTTACCGTGAGCGTAGGCGGCCAGCCCAAGTACTCCCAAGGCTTTGGGCCGGTACCGGGCGGCATCCTGCATGCCAATTTCAACGACCTGGAGAGCGTGCGTAAGCTCGTAGGCGACGACACCTGCGCCATTATGGTTGAGCCGATGCAGGGCGAGGGCGGCATCGTGCCCGCGACCCAGGAATTCCTGCAGGGCCTGCGCGATCTGTGTGACGAGCACAACGCGCTGCTGATATTCGATGAAGTGCAAACCGGCGTTGGCCGCAGTGGCGAGCTCTACGCCTATAAAAACTTCGGCATCACGCCAGACATTCTCACCAGCGCTAAATCGCTGGGCGGCGGCTTCCCGATTGGTGCCACGCTAACCACCGATGCCATCGCCAAATCGCTGGCCATCGGCACCCACGGTTCTACCTATGGCGGCAACGCGTTGGCATCCGCGGTAGCGCTTGCTGCGGTCGAGTTCATTGATACGCCGGAGGTGCTGCAGGGTGTCAAACATCGCCACGACCTGTTCCGCGAGCACCTGGAGACCATCAACCGCAAGTACGGCGTCTTTAAAGAGATTCGTGGCATGGGCATGCTGATGGGGGCGCAGATGTCAGATGCCTTCGAAGGCCGTGCCAAGGATATTCTGCCGCTGGCCATTGAGGAGGGCGTAATGGCGCTGATTGCTGGCCCCAACGTGCTGCGCATGGCGCCCTCGCTGGTGATTCCCGAGGAAGATATCGCCGAAGGCATGGCGCGCCTTGAACGTGCCATCGAGCGACTTGTTGCCAGCGCATGA
- a CDS encoding dehydrogenase, translated as MSVPDTATAFWVTREAFGELKHEPLTSPGESELLVRALYSGVSRGTESLVFNARVPESEYARMRAPFQTGDFPTPVKYGYCSVGRVAQGPQELLNKTVFCLYPHQNHYVVPADAVLVLPEQVPAYRAVLAANMETAINGVWDANPMLGERVCVVGAGVVGALVAYLCAQIPGVDMRLIDINPAREALAAQLGVAFCTPEHAPTDQDCVIHASGHPDGLRLGLSLVGNEGRVIEMSWFGKGDVALPLGGAFHSQRLTLRASQVGQLPAVLQPRWDYRRRLTLALSLLTDQRLDALISGESDFADFPAIAPQLFGPGSTALCHRIRYP; from the coding sequence ATGTCGGTGCCTGATACTGCTACCGCCTTTTGGGTTACTCGCGAAGCCTTTGGCGAGCTAAAGCATGAACCGTTAACGTCTCCAGGTGAGAGCGAGCTCCTCGTTCGTGCGCTTTACAGCGGCGTTAGCAGGGGCACGGAGTCCCTGGTATTTAACGCCCGTGTGCCTGAAAGCGAGTACGCGCGTATGCGTGCGCCTTTTCAAACCGGTGATTTCCCTACGCCTGTTAAGTATGGCTACTGCAGCGTAGGGCGCGTCGCGCAGGGTCCACAAGAACTGCTGAATAAAACGGTTTTTTGCCTTTACCCCCACCAAAACCACTACGTGGTACCCGCGGATGCGGTGTTGGTATTACCAGAGCAGGTGCCTGCTTACCGCGCGGTGTTAGCGGCCAATATGGAAACCGCGATTAACGGCGTTTGGGATGCAAATCCGATGCTCGGCGAGCGGGTTTGTGTGGTGGGGGCTGGGGTCGTTGGCGCTTTGGTCGCGTACCTGTGCGCGCAAATCCCTGGTGTCGATATGCGTTTAATCGATATTAATCCAGCCCGTGAGGCGCTTGCCGCTCAGTTAGGCGTGGCGTTTTGTACGCCTGAACATGCTCCTACGGATCAAGACTGTGTGATTCATGCCAGCGGCCATCCCGATGGTCTACGTCTAGGGCTTAGCTTAGTAGGCAACGAAGGACGTGTGATTGAAATGAGCTGGTTCGGCAAAGGGGATGTGGCGTTACCGCTGGGCGGTGCTTTTCACTCCCAGCGGCTAACGCTAAGAGCCAGCCAGGTTGGACAGCTGCCCGCTGTCTTACAGCCCCGCTGGGATTACCGCCGCCGCTTAACGCTGGCCTTAAGTTTACTCACCGATCAGCGGCTGGATGCGCTGATTAGCGGTGAAAGTGATTTCGCTGACTTTCCTGCCATCGCACCGCAGCTATTTGGCCCCGGCAGTACCGCACTTTGTCACCGTATTCGCTATCCATAG